From the Candidatus Amarolinea dominans genome, one window contains:
- a CDS encoding DUF2442 domain-containing protein, whose translation MLIDVVKVAPYPDFTLELEYANGERRQFDTTPLLTLRPWTTLATWSLFRWARVEYGTVVWPGDIDIAPETLYECSKPIVGELGESAMGSHSQSVDTNQENA comes from the coding sequence ATGTTGATTGATGTCGTGAAGGTGGCGCCTTATCCAGACTTTACCCTGGAACTTGAGTATGCTAATGGAGAGAGACGCCAATTCGATACAACTCCCTTGTTGACGCTCCGCCCCTGGACAACCCTGGCGACTTGGTCACTGTTTCGTTGGGCGCGGGTCGAATATGGTACAGTCGTTTGGCCTGGCGACATTGATATCGCTCCTGAAACGCTCTATGAGTGCTCGAAACCGATCGTGGGGGAGTTGGGAGAATCTGCGATGGGCAGCCATAGTCAATCGGTTGACACGAACCAAGAAAACGCATGA
- a CDS encoding type II toxin-antitoxin system HicA family toxin — MPGRLVPVSRREFIRRMLRLGFEGPLSSGRHEFLVRADRRLIVPNPHRGDISVDLLVRLLDEAGVTRQEWEASA, encoded by the coding sequence ATGCCTGGACGTCTCGTGCCGGTGTCGCGTCGTGAGTTCATCCGACGCATGTTGCGACTGGGCTTCGAGGGTCCGTTATCTAGCGGGCGCCACGAGTTCCTTGTACGCGCTGATCGCCGGTTGATCGTCCCGAACCCGCATCGCGGTGACATCAGCGTTGACCTGCTCGTGCGTCTGCTGGATGAAGCCGGTGTGACACGCCAAGAATGGGAAGCAAGCGCTTGA
- a CDS encoding type II toxin-antitoxin system HicB family antitoxin, with product MLTEYLGTALESAHYELIDDLEPYYGHIPALKGVWAVGQTLEDCRRRLAAALEDWVLFSIARGMELPSLGDVAIRLPQRVAV from the coding sequence ATGTTGACAGAATATCTGGGCACAGCTTTGGAATCTGCGCACTACGAATTGATTGACGACTTAGAGCCGTACTACGGTCACATTCCGGCCTTGAAAGGTGTCTGGGCGGTCGGTCAGACGTTGGAGGACTGCCGCCGGCGCCTGGCAGCGGCGTTAGAGGATTGGGTGCTCTTCAGTATCGCTCGAGGTATGGAGTTGCCAAGCCTGGGCGACGTCGCAATTCGGCTTCCGCAGCGAGTGGCCGTCTGA
- a CDS encoding nucleotide sugar dehydrogenase codes for MITPRFIERIVPVSSTQAAEMAKLLENTFRAVNIALVNEIAVMCDKLGLDPWEVIEAAATKPYGFMKFTPGPGVGGHCIPLDPFYLSWKMKTLNYNARFIQLAGEINSDMPRYWVAKVVDALNEAGKPLKGSNVLVLGVAYKKDIDDVRESPALDIIELLRQRGADVRYHDSYVPVIRHNGFAMAGETALDAALAAADCAVVVTDHAWYDWAAIRQRMELIVDTRHVVGRE; via the coding sequence ATGATCACACCGCGGTTCATCGAGCGCATCGTGCCGGTGTCATCCACCCAGGCGGCGGAGATGGCGAAGCTGCTGGAGAACACCTTCCGGGCGGTGAACATCGCGCTGGTGAACGAGATCGCGGTGATGTGCGACAAGCTGGGGCTGGATCCCTGGGAAGTGATCGAGGCGGCCGCCACCAAGCCCTATGGCTTCATGAAGTTCACGCCGGGGCCGGGGGTGGGCGGGCACTGCATCCCGCTGGATCCGTTCTATCTGTCGTGGAAGATGAAGACGCTGAACTACAACGCCCGCTTCATCCAGTTGGCCGGCGAGATCAACAGCGACATGCCGCGCTACTGGGTGGCGAAGGTGGTGGATGCGCTGAACGAGGCCGGCAAGCCGTTGAAGGGCAGCAATGTGTTGGTGTTGGGGGTGGCGTATAAGAAGGACATTGACGATGTGCGGGAGTCGCCCGCGCTGGACATCATCGAGCTGCTGCGTCAGCGGGGCGCCGATGTGCGCTACCATGACTCTTACGTGCCAGTTATCCGCCACAACGGTTTCGCGATGGCCGGCGAGACCGCCCTGGACGCCGCCCTGGCCGCGGCCGACTGCGCGGTGGTGGTGACGGATCATGCGTGGTATGATTGGGCGGCGATCAGGCAGCGGATGGAGTTGATCGTAGATACGCGACATGTGGTAGGACGGGAGTAA
- a CDS encoding type II toxin-antitoxin system HicB family antitoxin — protein MVSHYSMVIQWSDGDGAYVVSFPEFPSAHTHGDSYEEAARRGREVLDLLQECYTEAHHPLPEPVGFELVTA, from the coding sequence ATGGTTAGTCACTATAGCATGGTGATCCAATGGTCTGATGGGGATGGGGCGTATGTCGTATCATTTCCGGAGTTCCCTTCCGCGCACACGCATGGTGACTCATACGAAGAAGCTGCCAGGCGCGGGCGAGAGGTCCTCGATCTGCTACAGGAGTGCTACACAGAAGCACACCATCCCTTGCCTGAGCCTGTAGGCTTTGAGTTGGTTACGGCGTGA
- a CDS encoding type II toxin-antitoxin system HicA family toxin produces the protein MTTSCCIKLRELKAALLRAGFIRRAGKGSHTVWMHPHLDDVVVLSGSDGDDAKPYQQRDVDLVLRKLEGRDG, from the coding sequence ATGACCACAAGCTGTTGTATAAAACTTCGCGAGCTGAAAGCAGCGCTGCTTAGGGCAGGATTCATCCGGCGGGCAGGTAAAGGCAGTCACACCGTTTGGATGCATCCCCACCTGGATGATGTCGTCGTGCTATCTGGCAGCGATGGCGATGATGCGAAACCTTATCAGCAGCGCGATGTGGATTTGGTGTTGAGAAAATTGGAGGGCCGGGATGGTTAG
- a CDS encoding NAD(P)-dependent oxidoreductase: MSVKYARPAAAHVEPATPSWPNNATFWRNQRVTVTGGAGFLGSFVVDKLRAHGAAPLPPNSGGDLVQREAALTLLHDARPDLIIHLAARVAVRVRGWAAADD; this comes from the coding sequence ATGAGCGTTAAATACGCCCGACCCGCAGCCGCCCATGTCGAACCTGCAACCCCATCCTGGCCCAACAACGCCACCTTCTGGCGCAACCAACGCGTGACCGTGACCGGCGGGGCTGGCTTCCTCGGCTCCTTCGTGGTGGACAAGCTGCGTGCGCACGGCGCGGCCCCCCTGCCCCCCAATTCTGGGGGAGACCTGGTGCAGCGCGAGGCGGCGCTGACCCTGCTGCACGATGCCCGGCCTGACCTGATCATCCACCTGGCGGCCAGGGTAGCGGTTCGGGTTCGAGGATGGGCTGCGGCGGACGATTGA
- a CDS encoding antitoxin — protein sequence MTSPYQLLAERIQGEVLELDRVVQRSLTGWARSRQMPEEDMYLDGVALNLHSFYSGIERLFELVAQRIDHNLPTGQTWHRDLIELMAQDVSGVRPAVVGKQRVRALDEFRRFRHLVRNVYTMNLVPEKMSGLLMSLDEEWQLLRAELLAFADFLEGLARVGEDQDER from the coding sequence GTGACGTCACCCTATCAACTGCTGGCCGAGCGGATTCAGGGTGAGGTCTTGGAGCTAGATCGGGTGGTGCAACGCTCGCTGACAGGCTGGGCCAGATCTCGACAAATGCCCGAAGAGGATATGTACTTGGACGGGGTAGCCTTGAATCTGCACAGCTTTTACTCAGGGATAGAGCGGCTGTTCGAACTGGTAGCGCAACGGATTGATCACAACCTTCCCACGGGGCAGACCTGGCATCGAGACCTGATTGAACTGATGGCGCAGGATGTCTCAGGTGTACGCCCTGCGGTAGTCGGCAAGCAAAGGGTTCGTGCGCTCGACGAATTTCGCCGCTTTCGACACCTGGTGCGTAACGTCTACACGATGAATCTGGTTCCTGAAAAGATGAGCGGTCTATTGATGAGCCTCGATGAAGAATGGCAGCTACTCCGTGCTGAACTGCTGGCCTTCGCGGACTTTCTGGAAGGCCTGGCGCGGGTGGGTGAGGATCAGGATGAGCGTTAA
- a CDS encoding DNA polymerase gives MPTALELTREGWKPYLEAPRRPPSPPKPTAEERRTRERLVTTARQAAALLKRRFAVRRVILFGSLADSDWFSVDSDVDMAVEGLAPGDYWEAWRLVEGVIGERPVDLVEIELTGESLRRMIEREGIEL, from the coding sequence ATGCCTACCGCTCTAGAACTTACACGAGAGGGCTGGAAGCCTTATCTGGAAGCACCCAGACGTCCGCCCTCTCCGCCCAAACCAACAGCAGAAGAACGGCGAACGCGAGAACGGCTGGTAACGACTGCGCGCCAGGCCGCAGCATTGCTCAAGCGCCGCTTTGCCGTGCGTCGTGTGATACTCTTTGGCTCCCTGGCAGACAGCGACTGGTTCTCCGTTGACTCGGATGTTGATATGGCGGTCGAAGGGTTAGCCCCTGGTGATTACTGGGAAGCCTGGCGACTGGTGGAAGGCGTGATTGGAGAGCGTCCGGTTGACCTGGTTGAGATTGAATTGACCGGGGAGTCGTTGCGACGTATGATCGAGCGCGAAGGGATAGAGCTGTGA
- a CDS encoding type II toxin-antitoxin system PemK/MazF family toxin, protein MPDPKLRRGAVYLLRGYTFPHERDSEGVAKARPVLILQDDVENGNPRYPFVIVVPLTSRKVDAIYAEDVLLPKGTANLPETSKALLGLIFTVSKEALIRWIGQVDEDHLAQVDAVLQRLLGLSHRSEGRGSPVSRG, encoded by the coding sequence TTGCCTGATCCGAAGTTGCGTCGGGGCGCTGTGTACTTGCTGCGTGGGTACACGTTCCCGCATGAGAGAGATTCGGAAGGCGTGGCCAAAGCGCGTCCAGTGCTGATCCTACAGGACGATGTGGAGAATGGGAATCCACGCTATCCGTTTGTGATCGTTGTGCCCCTGACAAGTCGCAAGGTAGATGCTATCTATGCAGAGGATGTGTTGTTGCCGAAGGGCACAGCCAATTTGCCAGAGACATCCAAGGCGCTGTTGGGGTTGATCTTCACAGTCAGCAAAGAGGCGTTGATACGCTGGATTGGTCAGGTAGATGAGGATCACCTGGCTCAGGTCGACGCTGTACTACAGCGTTTGTTAGGGCTTTCTCATCGAAGTGAAGGGAGAGGCAGCCCGGTGAGTAGAGGTTGA
- a CDS encoding nucleotidyltransferase domain-containing protein — protein MAEISVAVQHSVGEFLAAVREQHRITAAYLYGSEARGQAGPWSDIDVAIISPDFGDDLFVAQLALMKLAAKMDDRIEPRAFSPENFNINNPLACVIQDTGVRIV, from the coding sequence ATGGCTGAGATCTCAGTTGCCGTCCAGCACAGCGTAGGAGAATTTCTCGCTGCAGTTCGTGAGCAGCACCGCATCACTGCGGCCTATCTCTACGGGTCAGAGGCCCGTGGGCAGGCTGGCCCATGGAGCGATATTGATGTAGCGATCATCTCGCCCGATTTTGGTGATGATCTGTTTGTGGCACAACTTGCCCTGATGAAACTTGCCGCCAAGATGGATGACCGTATCGAACCGCGCGCTTTCAGCCCGGAGAACTTCAACATCAATAACCCATTGGCTTGCGTGATTCAGGACACGGGTGTTCGGATCGTCTGA
- a CDS encoding HEPN domain-containing protein has protein sequence MSTKSDAELDIAKVVAFWMTEAEEALEVADHLIAKADYSYALFFGHLAVEKALKAQYVFRQQQHAPPLHNLLRLARAAELDIDEETSEKLTTVTAFNLEARYPDFKRSFRQACTPEYTAQQMSVIKELMRWLRSQLPSSTA, from the coding sequence ATGTCAACAAAATCAGATGCTGAATTGGATATTGCTAAGGTTGTCGCTTTCTGGATGACGGAGGCTGAAGAAGCTCTGGAAGTAGCTGATCATTTGATAGCCAAGGCCGACTACTCGTACGCACTCTTTTTCGGCCATCTGGCTGTCGAAAAGGCGCTGAAGGCGCAGTATGTCTTCAGGCAACAACAGCATGCACCACCTCTTCACAATCTTCTGCGTCTCGCCCGCGCCGCAGAACTGGACATTGATGAGGAGACTTCGGAGAAACTGACCACGGTGACTGCCTTCAATTTGGAAGCCAGGTATCCCGATTTCAAACGTTCTTTTCGTCAAGCCTGTACGCCCGAATACACGGCGCAGCAGATGAGCGTGATCAAGGAGTTGATGCGATGGCTGAGATCTCAGTTGCCGTCCAGCACAGCGTAG
- a CDS encoding Uma2 family endonuclease has product MAGSPATIVKETYPEALPSQAVGYAKRPYRWQGVRQRLGRQTRPKISYAEFLAWMDEDTLAEWVDGEVVMTSPASQRHQLLIGFLEKVLGVFVEQHHLGLVLSAPFQMKMKQGREPDLLFVAQEHLDRLQETYLDGPADLVVEVVSPESLARDRGAKFVEYEAGGVPEYWLLDPLRRWAEFYCLGEDGRYRAAFAGTKGTYHTKALPGCWLRVEWLWQEPLPDVARVTWEIIGVEKLRQLLAELEGQAADQQPTP; this is encoded by the coding sequence ATGGCGGGTTCACCAGCGACGATCGTGAAGGAAACATACCCCGAAGCGCTGCCGTCCCAGGCCGTAGGATATGCAAAGCGGCCGTACCGATGGCAAGGGGTCAGGCAAAGGCTCGGGCGTCAGACGCGCCCAAAGATAAGCTATGCTGAGTTTCTGGCCTGGATGGATGAAGATACCCTGGCCGAATGGGTAGATGGAGAGGTAGTGATGACCAGTCCGGCGTCGCAACGACATCAACTGCTGATCGGGTTCCTGGAAAAGGTGTTGGGGGTGTTTGTCGAACAACATCACCTGGGCCTGGTGCTGAGCGCTCCTTTCCAAATGAAAATGAAACAAGGCCGCGAACCGGACTTATTGTTTGTCGCCCAGGAACACCTGGACCGACTCCAGGAGACTTATCTGGACGGGCCGGCCGACTTGGTGGTGGAAGTTGTCTCGCCGGAAAGCCTGGCGCGAGATCGGGGGGCTAAGTTCGTGGAGTATGAGGCCGGCGGTGTGCCCGAGTACTGGCTGCTGGACCCGTTGCGGCGATGGGCCGAGTTTTATTGTCTGGGGGAGGATGGGCGGTATCGCGCTGCTTTTGCTGGAACGAAGGGCACGTATCACACAAAGGCTTTACCGGGCTGCTGGCTGCGTGTGGAGTGGCTGTGGCAGGAACCGTTGCCGGACGTGGCGCGCGTGACGTGGGAAATCATCGGGGTCGAGAAACTACGCCAGTTGCTGGCCGAGCTGGAAGGACAGGCAGCCGATCAGCAGCCGACACCCTGA
- a CDS encoding Gfo/Idh/MocA family oxidoreductase, giving the protein MTVAVIGCGYWGRNLVRNFQQLGALALVCDATTAGRATAAQLAPATPIVADVQEVWQADVPAVVIATPAETHFDLVRQALLAGKDVLVEKPLALTYRQGAELVQLAARQARILMVGHVLEYHPAIVRLQELVRSGALGKVRYVYSNRLSLGKVRREENILWSFAPHDVAVILRLLGELPFQVVACGGNYVQPNIADVTVTNLLFDNGVRAHIFVSWLHPFKEQRLVIVGSQKMASFDDVSKQLVLYDQRVDIEAGMPVPVKGEGEAVPFSDAEPLRQECLAFLESLRSRQPPLTDGVSGLRVLSVLQAAQRSLVMNGEPVSLAIEGGVQ; this is encoded by the coding sequence ATGACCGTTGCGGTAATCGGCTGTGGGTATTGGGGCAGGAACCTGGTGCGCAATTTTCAGCAGCTCGGCGCGCTGGCCCTGGTGTGCGATGCTACTACAGCCGGGCGGGCCACTGCGGCCCAACTGGCGCCGGCCACTCCCATTGTGGCCGACGTGCAGGAGGTCTGGCAGGCGGACGTGCCGGCCGTGGTGATCGCGACGCCGGCCGAGACCCATTTCGACCTGGTGCGCCAGGCTCTGCTGGCCGGCAAGGACGTTCTGGTCGAAAAGCCGCTGGCATTGACCTATCGCCAGGGCGCGGAGTTGGTGCAGTTGGCCGCGCGGCAGGCCCGCATCCTGATGGTGGGGCACGTGCTGGAGTATCATCCGGCCATCGTGCGCCTGCAGGAGCTGGTGCGCAGCGGCGCCCTGGGCAAGGTGCGCTACGTCTACTCCAACCGCCTGAGCCTGGGCAAGGTGCGCCGCGAGGAGAACATCCTCTGGAGCTTTGCCCCGCACGATGTGGCGGTCATTCTGCGCCTGCTGGGCGAGCTGCCGTTCCAGGTGGTGGCCTGCGGCGGCAACTACGTGCAGCCGAACATCGCCGATGTCACCGTGACCAACCTGCTGTTCGACAACGGCGTGCGCGCTCACATCTTCGTTTCCTGGCTGCACCCGTTCAAAGAGCAGCGCCTGGTCATCGTGGGCAGCCAGAAGATGGCGAGTTTCGACGATGTCTCCAAGCAGTTGGTGCTCTACGATCAGCGCGTGGACATCGAAGCAGGCATGCCGGTGCCGGTCAAAGGCGAGGGCGAGGCGGTGCCGTTCAGCGATGCGGAGCCGCTGCGGCAGGAGTGCCTGGCCTTCCTGGAGAGCCTGCGCAGCCGCCAACCGCCGCTCACCGACGGCGTCAGCGGGCTGCGGGTGCTGAGCGTGCTGCAAGCCGCGCAGCGCTCCCTGGTGATGAACGGCGAGCCGGTGTCGTTGGCGATCGAGGGGGGAGTGCAGTAG
- a CDS encoding GDP-mannose 4,6-dehydratase, translating to MPAPVIVTGCAGFIGARVCQHLLAAGQPVLGLDNLNDAYDPRLKTWRLAQLEHQPGFVFQRLDIGDRPALRSLLTARQRQPGPAGGFAAIINLAARAGVRSSVDDPWAYLETNVTGALNLLEACREFDIPKFVLASSSSLYGQSTDLPYREDQSTARPLSPYAASKKAAEALCYAYHHLHGLDISVLRYFTVYGPAGRPDMAPLRFVQWISEGRPVTIFGDGQQSRDFTYVDDIARGTLAALRPLGYQVINLGSDAPVILLDVIRLVERLVQRPAQLIFRPAHAADVSATWADISLARRLLAWQPQTSLEQGFTQLAAWYQANRAWASQIITQ from the coding sequence CTGCCGGCCCCGGTCATCGTCACGGGCTGCGCCGGTTTCATCGGCGCACGTGTTTGCCAACACCTGTTGGCGGCCGGTCAACCGGTGCTCGGTCTCGACAATCTGAACGACGCGTACGATCCGCGCCTCAAGACGTGGCGCCTGGCGCAGCTCGAGCATCAGCCGGGCTTTGTCTTTCAGCGCCTGGACATCGGCGACCGCCCCGCGCTGCGCAGCCTGCTGACCGCGCGCCAGCGCCAGCCAGGCCCGGCCGGCGGGTTCGCGGCCATCATCAACCTGGCCGCGCGGGCCGGCGTGCGGTCCTCGGTGGACGATCCCTGGGCCTACCTGGAGACCAATGTCACCGGCGCGCTCAACCTGCTGGAGGCCTGCCGCGAGTTCGACATTCCCAAGTTCGTGCTCGCCTCCTCCTCCAGCCTGTATGGGCAAAGCACAGACCTGCCCTACCGCGAGGATCAGTCAACCGCCCGCCCGCTGTCGCCCTACGCGGCGTCCAAAAAGGCGGCCGAGGCGCTGTGCTACGCCTATCATCACCTGCACGGGCTGGACATCAGCGTGCTGCGCTATTTCACGGTCTACGGCCCGGCCGGACGGCCCGATATGGCGCCGCTGCGCTTCGTGCAGTGGATCAGCGAAGGCCGGCCGGTGACCATTTTCGGCGACGGGCAGCAGTCGCGTGACTTCACCTACGTGGATGATATTGCCCGCGGCACGCTCGCGGCCCTGCGCCCGCTCGGCTACCAGGTCATCAACCTCGGCTCCGACGCGCCGGTCATCCTGCTGGATGTCATTCGCCTGGTGGAGCGCCTGGTGCAGCGGCCGGCGCAGCTGATTTTCCGCCCGGCGCACGCGGCCGACGTGTCCGCCACCTGGGCCGACATCAGCCTGGCCCGGCGCCTCCTCGCCTGGCAGCCGCAAACCAGCCTGGAGCAAGGGTTCACGCAGTTGGCGGCCTGGTACCAGGCCAATCGCGCCTGGGCCAGCCAGATCATCACACAGTGA
- a CDS encoding penicillin acylase family protein, with amino-acid sequence MITAILITLILLIIAGLLALGLVIVYAWVVLRPLAQHQGSLRLPGLQATVEVLRDRWGIPHVYAGSEADLWFAQGVIHAQDRLWQMELSRRVAQGRLAELFGSQGLEADRLSRTVGLQRSAARELAALPPRPLAALQRYADGVNAIIARLGPRPPAEFTLLRFSPEPWTPLDCLACARVFAWSLSGNWESELLRTTLLARLGPERTADLEPEHAPGVPLTVPGVEGLQQVAGLLLGQYDQMRAWFGAGGQPGAGSNAWAVDGRRAASGKPLLASDPHLAVQMPCPLYENHLEVTAADGLRVTGASLPGLPGILHGHNAALAWGLTNAPVDTQDLFVEQRHPTDPRLFRFQEGWEEAQVLIETIRVRGQAQPERLEIISTRHGPLLNGLLPGAEGDYPPLALRWSGHEAGGFVHALLGMNRAQTRAEFQAAAQQWATPAQNVVYADREGAIASLLVGLVPARSQGLGLAPAPGWTGTHEWSGWVAADALPQALNPASGYVVSANQKLVGDDYPFFLTLEWADGFRARRIADVLRSKPRHTRRDFEVLQNDVLSLPAQQMVSYFSVLNPDDPWERTALRLLVEWNYRADRDSAGAAIFALCHVYLLQKVFGDKLGPAFAAYLGQAHSALFPLTPFLGRASHRLLQLLEQPDAYWFANGAHPRTRDELLQETLTQAVKTLLETVGDNPRRWQWGRLHQAVFRHPLGETRLGWLFSRGPVAVDGDGATVAQSAFPLKMPLGFVTVASAYRQIIDLDNFDQSLSVLNVGQSGQPGNRHYSDQIEPWREGEYHPLSWSRAQVEEVLERKLILEP; translated from the coding sequence ATGATTACGGCCATCCTCATCACACTCATTTTGCTCATCATCGCCGGCCTCCTGGCCCTGGGCCTGGTCATCGTCTACGCCTGGGTGGTGCTGCGTCCCCTGGCGCAGCACCAGGGCAGCCTGCGCCTGCCCGGCCTGCAGGCCACGGTGGAAGTGCTGCGCGATCGCTGGGGCATCCCGCACGTCTACGCCGGCAGCGAGGCCGATCTGTGGTTTGCCCAGGGCGTGATTCATGCCCAGGACCGCCTGTGGCAGATGGAGCTGAGCCGGCGCGTGGCCCAGGGGCGCCTGGCCGAACTGTTCGGCAGCCAGGGCCTGGAAGCAGATCGCCTCAGCCGCACGGTGGGCCTGCAGCGCAGCGCCGCCCGTGAGCTGGCCGCGCTGCCGCCGCGGCCGCTGGCCGCGCTGCAGCGCTACGCGGATGGCGTCAACGCCATCATCGCCCGCCTCGGCCCGCGGCCGCCGGCCGAGTTCACCCTGCTGCGCTTCAGCCCCGAGCCGTGGACGCCGCTCGATTGCCTGGCCTGCGCCCGCGTCTTCGCCTGGAGCCTGAGCGGCAACTGGGAGAGCGAACTGCTGCGCACAACCCTGCTGGCTCGCCTGGGGCCAGAGCGCACCGCGGACCTGGAGCCGGAGCATGCGCCCGGCGTCCCCCTCACCGTGCCCGGCGTCGAAGGCTTGCAGCAAGTGGCCGGCCTCTTGCTCGGCCAGTACGATCAGATGCGCGCCTGGTTCGGGGCCGGTGGTCAGCCTGGCGCGGGCAGCAATGCCTGGGCGGTGGATGGCAGGCGCGCGGCCTCCGGCAAACCGTTACTGGCCAGCGACCCTCACCTGGCGGTGCAGATGCCCTGTCCCCTCTACGAAAATCATCTGGAGGTCACCGCGGCCGACGGCCTGCGCGTGACGGGCGCCAGCCTGCCCGGCCTGCCGGGCATCCTGCACGGGCACAACGCCGCCCTGGCCTGGGGGCTGACCAACGCGCCGGTGGACACGCAAGACCTGTTCGTGGAACAGCGCCACCCGACCGATCCCCGCCTGTTTCGCTTCCAGGAGGGTTGGGAAGAGGCGCAGGTATTGATCGAAACGATCCGCGTGCGCGGGCAGGCGCAGCCGGAGAGGCTGGAGATCATCAGCACCCGCCACGGGCCGCTGCTCAATGGGTTGCTGCCAGGCGCGGAGGGCGATTATCCTCCGCTGGCCCTGCGCTGGAGCGGGCATGAGGCGGGCGGGTTTGTGCATGCGCTGCTGGGCATGAACCGGGCGCAGACCCGGGCCGAATTCCAGGCCGCGGCGCAGCAATGGGCCACGCCGGCGCAAAACGTGGTTTACGCCGACCGCGAGGGCGCCATCGCCTCGCTGCTGGTGGGCCTGGTTCCGGCGCGCAGCCAGGGTTTGGGCCTGGCGCCCGCGCCAGGCTGGACCGGCACGCACGAATGGAGCGGCTGGGTGGCGGCCGATGCGCTGCCGCAGGCGCTCAACCCGGCGTCAGGATACGTGGTCAGCGCCAATCAGAAGCTGGTGGGGGACGACTACCCCTTTTTCCTGACGCTGGAATGGGCCGATGGTTTTCGCGCCCGACGCATTGCCGATGTCTTGCGCAGCAAACCGCGCCACACGCGTCGCGACTTCGAGGTGCTGCAAAATGACGTGCTCTCGCTGCCCGCGCAGCAGATGGTGTCTTACTTCAGCGTGCTCAACCCGGACGACCCGTGGGAACGCACCGCGCTGCGCCTGTTGGTCGAATGGAACTACCGCGCCGATCGCGACAGCGCCGGCGCCGCCATCTTTGCCCTCTGTCACGTCTATCTGCTGCAAAAAGTCTTTGGCGACAAACTCGGCCCCGCGTTCGCGGCCTACCTGGGGCAGGCGCACAGTGCGCTCTTCCCGCTGACCCCCTTCCTGGGCCGCGCCAGCCACCGTCTGCTGCAACTGCTCGAACAGCCGGACGCCTATTGGTTTGCGAATGGCGCCCATCCCCGCACCCGCGATGAGCTGTTGCAGGAAACCCTGACGCAGGCGGTCAAAACCCTGCTGGAGACGGTGGGCGACAATCCGCGGCGCTGGCAGTGGGGACGCCTGCATCAGGCCGTCTTCCGCCATCCGCTGGGCGAGACGCGCCTGGGCTGGCTCTTCAGCCGCGGACCGGTTGCCGTGGATGGCGATGGCGCCACCGTGGCCCAGAGCGCGTTCCCGCTCAAGATGCCCCTCGGCTTCGTCACCGTGGCTTCGGCCTACCGGCAGATCATTGATCTCGACAATTTCGATCAGAGTCTGAGCGTACTCAACGTCGGCCAGTCGGGTCAACCCGGCAACCGGCACTACAGCGACCAGATCGAACCGTGGCGCGAAGGCGAATATCACCCGCTGAGTTGGAGCCGCGCCCAGGTGGAAGAGGTATTGGAACGAAAGTTGATCCTGGAGCCGTAA